A portion of the Lolium rigidum isolate FL_2022 chromosome 1, APGP_CSIRO_Lrig_0.1, whole genome shotgun sequence genome contains these proteins:
- the LOC124700300 gene encoding probable tyrosine-protein phosphatase DSP2 has protein sequence MKLEIMPKQRALEAEQREEAMEMSGLELWKHEKPPKIFPMPPPMPPLSLSAAAGACDDGTLVPPLNFAMVDDGIYRSGFPAAANFRFLKSLNLRSIVYLCPEPYPETNKEFLAKSGIKLHQFGIEGRKEPFVEIPDEKIREALKVVLDIRNQPLLIHCKRGKHRTGCVVGCMRKLHKWCLSSVFDEYQRFAAAKVRSTDLRFMELFDVSSLKHLTPSHC, from the exons ATGAAGCTGGAAATCATGCCCAAGCAGAGGGCCCTGGAGGCGGAGCAGCGGGAGGAGGCCATGGAGATGAGCGGCCTCGAGCTCTGGAAGCACGAGAAGCCACCCAAGATCTTCCCCatgccgccgccgatgccgccgcTGTCGCTGTCGGCGGCGGCAGGGGCCTGCGACGACGGCACGCTCGTGCCGCCGCTCAACTTCGCCATGGTCGACGACGGCATCTACCGCTCCGGCTTCCCGGCGGCCGCCAACTTCCGCTTCCTCAAGTCCCTCAACCTCCGCTCCATCGT GTACCTGTGCCCGGAGCCGTACCCGGAGACGAACAAGGAGTTCCTCGCCAAGAGTGGAATCAAGCTCCACCAGTTCGGAATCGAGGGCCGCAAG GAACCATTTGTTGAAATACCCGACGAGAAAATACGGGAGGCACtaaaagttgtcctag ACATAAGAAATCAACCGCTCCTTATTCACTGCAAGAGAGGCAAG CACCGAACTGGATGCGTCGTTGGATGCATGAGGAAGTTGCACAAATGGTGCCTATCTTCGGTCTTTGACGAGTATCAGCGCTTCGCCGCTGCGAAAGTGAGGAGCACTGATCTAAGATTCATGGAACTGTTTGACGTCTCAAGCTTGAAGCATCTGACCCCTTCACATTGTTAA